The Thermoanaerobaculia bacterium genomic sequence CTCTCGACCGCTTCCTGCGGATCTGGGGCTTCGTCCCCGTCCGGATGTGGAGCGGCCAGTACGGGATCGCCGCGTCGCTGGCGACGATTTTCGCGGCCATGTTCCTCCACGCCGGGTGGCTTCACATCGGCGGAAACATGCTCTTCCTCTGGATCTTCGGGGACAACGTGGAGGACCGCCTCGGCCACTTTCGCTATCTCGTCTTCTATCTCCTCTGCGGTCTGGCGGCGTCGCTTTCCCACGCGTTCTTCAATCCGTCGTCGCGGCTGCCGTCGCTCGGGGCTTCGGGCGCGATCTCGGGGGTGCTGGCGGCGTACCTCTTCCTCTATCCCCGCGCGCGGATCCTGACGCTCATCCCGATCTTCCTGTTCTTCACGGCCGAGGTGCCGGCGTTCCTCTTCATCGTGTTCTGGTTCGTCATCCAGTTCTTCTCGGGTACGGCGAGCCTCTCGGCCTCGACGCCGACGACCGGCGGCACCGCGTACTTCGCGCACATCGGCGGCTTCGTCGCCGGGATCGTGCTGCTCGCGTTGTTGAAGCCTCCGCGGCGCGCGCCGCCCGCGTACGGGTGGAGCTGATCCGGACGGGACGGCGGACGTTTCGCGATAGACTCGCGCGTTCATGACCGCGACGAAGGTCCCTCTCCTGGATCTCACCCGGCAGTTCGCGGAGTACCGGGACGAGGCGATGGCGGCGGTCGCCGGCGTCTTCGCGTCGCAGCGTTTCATCCTGGGCGACCAGGGCGCGGCGCTCGAACGGGAGCTCGCCGCGTTCCTCGGAGCATCGCACGCGATCGGGGTCTCCTCCGGCACGGACGCCCTGCTCGCGGCGCTGATGGCGCTCGACGTGCGGACGGGCGACGAGGTGATCGTCCCCGCGTTCTCGTTCTTCGCGACCGCGGGCGTCGTCTCGCGTCTCGGCGCCGTCCCCGTGTTCGCCGACG encodes the following:
- a CDS encoding rhomboid family intramembrane serine protease; the encoded protein is MWGFLFELSLPPPALDRFLRIWGFVPVRMWSGQYGIAASLATIFAAMFLHAGWLHIGGNMLFLWIFGDNVEDRLGHFRYLVFYLLCGLAASLSHAFFNPSSRLPSLGASGAISGVLAAYLFLYPRARILTLIPIFLFFTAEVPAFLFIVFWFVIQFFSGTASLSASTPTTGGTAYFAHIGGFVAGIVLLALLKPPRRAPPAYGWS